The genomic region CCGGAGATATTGTAAAACAGATTTCGCCGATAGTCGCGGGCGCCGGCGGCGGCAGACCGCAAATGGCTCAGGCCGGCGGAAAAGACCCCTCAAAATTAAAAGATGCACTCGACAAAGCCTCAGAACTCATCGAGGCAAAATTAAGAAAATGATATTTGCTCGGTTAGCCCCGTCAACACCTTGACGGGGTTCGTTATTTCTCGATTCTCACTTTTACGCTTTTCGCGTGCGCATCAAGTCCTTCAGCCTCAGCCAGACGAATAATATCATCAGCGCTTTTGGTAAGCATACCTTTGCTGTATTCAATTATGCTTGTAGATTTTATAAAATCATTACTCGTAAGCGCACTTGAAAATCTTGCGCATCCGCCTGTCGGCAGCGTATGACTTGGCCCTGCGAAATAATCTCCGACAGCAACAGGCGAATGTTCGCCGATAAATATTGCCCCTGCGTTTTCAATTTTCGAAGCAACATGCCTGCTGTTTTTCCCGCACTGAATTTCCAGATGTTCCGTTGCGAATTTATTAGTCCATTCGATGCACTGCCCAATATTTTTGAATGTTACAACCGCGCTGTATTGCGTCAGGCATTGTATTGTCTGTTTACATCGCGGCAGATTAGCCAATTGCTTTTCAAGTTCGCCGACAACTTTTTGCCCCAGTTTTTTCGAAGGCGTAAAGAGCATCGCGCTTCCCGGTGCATGCTCAGCCTGGCTCAGCATATCCGCTGCGATATAAGCGGCCTTGGCACTATCGTCTGCGATTATCAATACCTCGCTCGGCCCGGCAAGCGAATCGATTTTTACCTGACCATAGACAAGTCTTTTTGCGGTTTGAACCCATTGATTTCCGGGTCCGACAATCATCTCAACTGGTT from Phycisphaerae bacterium harbors:
- the hisD gene encoding histidinol dehydrogenase, whose amino-acid sequence is MGKELQKILLSYTDKNFVQKLSDLRTKVCEKATFNPRSDEGKKAAEIIDKVRVDGDKAVANYTRQFDNVKLSPRQFRIPAQELKRAHQQIDKKLLSSIKKAIANVKKYQKKIFIGAGKNISGPAGIRYTTIKRVGICVPGASAPLPSTVIMTAVPAQVAGVKEIAVVSPPRYNGSIHPVTLAVCFELGINEVYRIGGVQAVAALAGGTDIIKPVEMIVGPGNQWVQTAKRLVYGQVKIDSLAGPSEVLIIADDSAKAAYIAADMLSQAEHAPGSAMLFTPSKKLGQKVVGELEKQLANLPRCKQTIQCLTQYSAVVTFKNIGQCIEWTNKFATEHLEIQCGKNSRHVASKIENAGAIFIGEHSPVAVGDYFAGPSHTLPTGGCARFSSALTSNDFIKSTSIIEYSKGMLTKSADDIIRLAEAEGLDAHAKSVKVRIEK